A genomic window from Oceanobacillus timonensis includes:
- a CDS encoding transporter substrate-binding domain-containing protein: MGSKKRIWIFMLVFISFLFLAACGGGDDASGDDGEAEAENGGYDLNDSYTVVSDNSFVPFEFMEDGELVGFDIELITAIAEEAGFEIDGEIQTTNFDGIIPGLQTGQFEIAVAGISITEERKGTVDFSDPYYESGITIAVPEDNEDINSLEDLEGKTVATRLGSTSAQFLEENLEDKTLDTYEQLDQVYMSVENGSADAAVYDLPNVEYYIATTGDGLKAVGETYQAEDYGIAISKGNEDLVAAINDALATLHENGTYDEIYDKWFDESES; the protein is encoded by the coding sequence GGAGATGACGCTTCAGGGGACGATGGGGAAGCAGAGGCAGAAAACGGTGGCTATGATTTGAATGATTCATACACGGTAGTAAGCGATAATTCGTTTGTACCATTTGAATTTATGGAAGATGGGGAGTTAGTTGGTTTTGATATTGAATTAATTACAGCAATTGCGGAAGAAGCGGGATTTGAAATTGATGGAGAAATCCAAACCACAAATTTCGATGGAATTATCCCGGGTTTACAAACGGGACAATTTGAAATTGCGGTAGCCGGCATAAGTATTACGGAAGAAAGAAAAGGTACCGTTGATTTCAGTGACCCTTATTATGAATCTGGTATTACTATTGCTGTTCCGGAGGATAATGAAGATATTAATAGTTTAGAAGACTTGGAAGGAAAAACGGTTGCAACACGATTAGGATCTACAAGCGCACAATTTTTGGAGGAAAACCTGGAAGATAAGACCCTTGATACGTATGAACAGCTGGATCAGGTATATATGTCCGTTGAAAATGGCAGTGCTGACGCAGCAGTATATGACCTGCCTAACGTAGAGTACTATATTGCAACAACTGGCGATGGATTAAAAGCAGTTGGAGAAACCTACCAGGCTGAAGATTACGGGATAGCGATATCAAAAGGAAATGAGGATTTAGTAGCTGCCATCAATGATGCACTGGCTACATTACACGAAAATGGAACATATGATGAGATTTATGATAAATGGTTTGATGAATCAGAATCATAA
- a CDS encoding amino acid ABC transporter permease, with protein sequence MFDFTQVIDFLPQLGKGLYYTLLISIIGLLIGFVLGAIFGLGRISKNKFFFIIASIYVEVIRGTPVLVQAIWIFFALPIITQYNMDSITAGIAVIAINSGAYIAEIVRGAVDSIDKGQMEAGRSLGLNKHQAMRYIIWPQAFKRMIPPLGNQFIISIKDTSLLSVILVPELMFQGRYIASNYFNAVEIYTTVALFYLIINFSLSLLLRYTERRLNY encoded by the coding sequence ATGTTTGATTTTACACAGGTCATTGATTTTTTACCACAATTAGGTAAAGGTTTATATTATACATTATTAATTTCTATTATTGGCTTATTAATCGGGTTTGTTTTAGGAGCTATATTCGGTTTAGGAAGAATTTCCAAGAATAAGTTCTTTTTTATTATTGCGTCCATTTATGTGGAGGTTATCCGGGGTACGCCGGTGCTTGTGCAAGCCATATGGATTTTCTTCGCATTACCTATTATTACACAATATAATATGGATTCCATTACTGCCGGTATTGCCGTTATTGCAATAAACTCCGGAGCGTATATTGCAGAGATTGTTCGTGGCGCTGTTGATTCGATTGATAAAGGACAAATGGAAGCAGGACGTTCTTTAGGTTTAAATAAACATCAGGCAATGCGATATATTATCTGGCCGCAGGCTTTCAAGCGGATGATTCCGCCACTGGGGAATCAATTTATTATCAGTATTAAAGATACCTCTTTATTATCGGTTATTTTAGTGCCGGAATTAATGTTCCAAGGCAGGTATATTGCATCGAATTATTTTAACGCGGTGGAAATTTATACAACTGTTGCTTTATTTTACTTAATAATTAATTTTAGCCTATCCTTATTACTGCGTTATACAGAAAGAAGGTTGAATTATTAA